The genomic region TGGGCATGGCGGGCGGGCCTGTGCGCCTTCCCCTTGATGAACTGGATATAAAAAAGATAGAACAACTCAAAAAAGTGCTGGCTACAATTCCCGCACAATCCGGTGCAAAACGCGCGGTAACCGCTAAGAAACCGGCAAAACCGATAACCGGAGCAAAAAAACCTGTAACCGCAAAACGGACGAGGTAATCTGAATCATGATCAAAGTAGTTGTGTGCGGGGCCTCGGGAAGGATGGGGCAAACGATCGGCAGGATGGTCAACGAGTCCTCAGATCTGGAACTGGTTGGTGGAATTAACCTCAAACCCAGTTCTTTTTTTGGAACTGAAATTGTTGAAGCGAAAAATGCAGAAAAACTCTTGAAATCGACAAAAGCTGATGTGCTGATCGATTTTACCATTGCGGTTGCAGCTGTCGAGAACGTGAAGATGGCAGCGCGAAATAACGTTGCACTTGTTGTTGGTACAACGGGCTTTACTCCCGAGCAACGTGCAGTCATGGAAGGGGCAATCCATAACGCCGTGCCTGCAGTGATATCCAGCAATTTTTCAGTTGGGGTAAATATCTTCTGGCAGCTTGTCAGGGAATCCGGAAAGCTGCTCAAAGACTATGATATCGAGGTTTTTGAGGCGCACCACCGGAATAAGAAGGATGCACCGAGTGGCACGGCAAAGACAATCCTGCAGATCCTTGAAGAAGAGGCAGGTCCCCGCCAGAAGCAGTACGGGCGCGAAGGTATGACGGAACGGAAAAATGAGATCGGGGTACATGTCATCCGTGGTGGCGATATTGTCGGAGATCATAAGGTCATGTTCTCAAAGAATTTTGAAACAATTGAACTCTCCCACCATGCGTCCGATCGTTCCGTCTTTGCAAGCGGGGCCCTCCATGCAGCCCGGTGGGTTGTGGGTAAAAAACCGGGTATCTACGGCATGAGCGATGTGCTCAATCTCAAAAAATAACCCTTTTTTTCAAAGAATCATAAGAATGTACAATCGAAACCCTTTTTTTGTCTTTTGTAAAACATATACGATGGAGTGAACGAGTTGGTAGCAGTCGTTGATATTACCAAGTGTACCGGATGCGAAACCTGTGTGAGTGAATGCCCTGCATCGGCAATAGCCATGGATAACGAAAAGGCCAAAGTGGACAAGGATATGTGCGTCGACTGCCAGACTTGTGTCGATGTCTGTCCGGCAGAAGCTATTCACATGGATTAAAACCGGAGATAATTTCCGGTCCTTTTTTTAAGGGAACTTATATTCAAGTATACGCGGTTATTTATTCTATGGTTTTCGGGAATCTCTTCCCACTGAGGAACAGATGATGATTTTTGTAAACCGTATCTGACATTATCTTCGTATTTTTTGGCCGGATCATAATACATATGGTATAAAATAAAATAAATTTTTTTAGATTGTTTAAGCAAAATATTAAAAAACAATGTTTTTATTATCACAGGTGAAATGGGATTTTACAACCCGCCATCATCACAAACGGGAAAAACATACAAACAGGACCTGACACCTATGATCAATGTTGGAGTGCTCGGAGCAACGGGTGCGGTTGGTCAGCGATTTGTTGAACTCCTTGCGGAACATCCCTGGTTCAATCTATCGACACTTGCCGCATCAGATCGCAGCGCGGGAAAGCCCTACGGAAAGATCGTGAACTGGCGTCTTGATACGCCATTTCCTGAACATATTGGAAAAATAAAAGTCGTCCCTACCTCGCCAAAAGCGATGAAGGGTGTTGATCTGGTTTTTTCTGCCCTTCCAGCAGAAATTGCTGTTGATGTAGAAAGAGAATTTGCCGATGCAGGGATCGCGGTCTGCAGTAACGCAAGTTCCTACCGGATGGAAAAAGATATTCCCCTTGTTGTACCGGAAGTCAATCCGGAACATCTCGGCCTCATTGATGTCCAGAAGGATGCCGGAAGGGATGGGTTCATCGTCACTAACCCAAACTGTTCTACCATTGTGATGGTTACTGCGCTTGCACCCATCCGCCAGTTCAAATTCACCGATCTCCGTGTAGCAACAATGCAGGCAATTTCCGGCGCAGGTTTTTCCGGGGTTGCAGCTATGGCGATCTACGATAACGTAATCCCGTATATCGGAAAAGAAGAAGAGAAGATGGAGACCGAGACGCTCAAGATTATGGGAACGCTTAAGGGCAGCAAAATTACCAATGCCTC from Methanoregula sp. harbors:
- the dapB gene encoding 4-hydroxy-tetrahydrodipicolinate reductase, with amino-acid sequence MIKVVVCGASGRMGQTIGRMVNESSDLELVGGINLKPSSFFGTEIVEAKNAEKLLKSTKADVLIDFTIAVAAVENVKMAARNNVALVVGTTGFTPEQRAVMEGAIHNAVPAVISSNFSVGVNIFWQLVRESGKLLKDYDIEVFEAHHRNKKDAPSGTAKTILQILEEEAGPRQKQYGREGMTERKNEIGVHVIRGGDIVGDHKVMFSKNFETIELSHHASDRSVFASGALHAARWVVGKKPGIYGMSDVLNLKK
- a CDS encoding 4Fe-4S binding protein gives rise to the protein MVAVVDITKCTGCETCVSECPASAIAMDNEKAKVDKDMCVDCQTCVDVCPAEAIHMD
- the asd gene encoding aspartate-semialdehyde dehydrogenase yields the protein MINVGVLGATGAVGQRFVELLAEHPWFNLSTLAASDRSAGKPYGKIVNWRLDTPFPEHIGKIKVVPTSPKAMKGVDLVFSALPAEIAVDVEREFADAGIAVCSNASSYRMEKDIPLVVPEVNPEHLGLIDVQKDAGRDGFIVTNPNCSTIVMVTALAPIRQFKFTDLRVATMQAISGAGFSGVAAMAIYDNVIPYIGKEEEKMETETLKIMGTLKGSKITNASFNVSASCHRVPVIDGHTMAVWANIKEPVDTLKKAYRTYKPLIKGLPTQPAESVHFFDEEPDRPQPRLDRMRGKGMTVSVGRLREGVRFVAMGHNTIRGAAGASVLNAELIVKKKYL